The following nucleotide sequence is from Bradyrhizobium roseum.
TTCAAAGCTGGGCACGGACGCGCTCGATCCGCGCTCGCGGCTGATCATGCTGTATGCGCTGTGCGGCTTTGCCAATTTCGCCAGCCTCGGCATCATGATCGGCGGCCTCGGCACCATGGCGCCGGAGCGGCGCGAGGAGATCAATGCGCTGGGGCTGAAGTCGATCGTGTCAGGCACGCTGGCGACATGTCTGATGGGCGCGGTGGTGGGGGTGATGACGTGAGGCGCCGCTGTCATTCCAGGGCGCGCGTAGCGCGAGCCCGGAATCCATCGAGCCGCGGAGCAAGTGGTAAATTGGATTCCGGGTTCGCTTCGCGCCCCGGAATGACGGCTAGCTCGCCAATTCCACCGTCTTGAACTCCGCCGGCAAGATCACCTCCAGCAGCTCAACGTCGTCTGAATAATCCAGGATCATGTGCTTGACGCGCGGCGGCTGGGTCCAGGCGCTCCCAACTTTCATCAGCGTCTCGCCCTCGCCTTCCATGTAGGTCTTCACCCAGCCCTTGAGCACGTAGACCATCTGGAATTCAATGTCGTGGTAATGCAGTTTTGAAACCTCCGCCGGATTGCAGGGCCCCTGCAGGCGGATCACCTGCGCGTGCGCCAGGCCGTGCGTAGCTTCCGCGATTCCGAGATCGCGGTACTTCGCATAGGTGCGCAGACCGTCGGCCTTGAAATCTTCTTCGCGGTGATGGCTGACGGCGATGCGCTGCTTCGGTCGGACCTTCTTGACCGGCTTCGCTTTGACGACGCCCGTCGCCTTCGACGCGATGGTCTTGCGGGCTGATGATTTCGCTGCCGTCTTGTGGCCCGACCATTTCTTCTTCACGGCGGGTTGCGCGGCAGCGCGCGACGTGACTTTCTTGCTGGCCATCTGTGCCTCCCTTTTTTGTTTGTGGTGGGAGGCTAACACAAATTTCGCCGCGTATGGGTAGAGCGCAGCGAAACCCATCCTCTTGCTGCATCCGCGGCGAACGCAGCGATGGGTATCGCTTTCGCTCCACCCATCCGACGACCGTACCGCTGGCTCTCAATGCAGCCGAAACACCCCATCGACCGCGCGCAGTTCGGCCGGCTTGATCAGCTTGGAGTGCGCCACCGTAACGGAGTACAGCGGGCCATCGAGCTTTTCCTGCCAGAAGGCGAGGAAATCCTTCAGCGCCGGGAATTTGGGAAACAGATCGTAGTTCTGCCAGACATAGGTCTGCAGCAATGAGGGATGATCCGGCATCCGATACAGGATTTGCGCCGTCGTCAGCCCATAACCCAACACCTGCTTCCGGAAGTCTTCGGAAGCAACTCCAACCTGCGAGACCATGCCAATACCTCCATTGCTGGAGCGCATTTGTCGTGGTGGCCACACACCGAGCCAACCCCGGCGGAGATGCGCTCACATGAGAGAAATGTGACGCACGATACCAACCCATCACAAGCCTAAATGTTTAACGATCTGTTGAAAAAGGTCGCGTTAGCAGCAGCTTACCGCACGTGCTAATACGGGGACCGGCCGGCGGCCGGGCCAGTTAATCATGATGAATGAAATTGGCAGGCGTCACATTTGAGTGCCAAATTTTCTGCTAGAAGCCCTTGTCCCCCGAACAAGAGTGGCCTAAATCAGCCGCAGCCGCGCTGGCACTCGCCTACGCGGACTGCCAAAACTCCAGAATTTGACAACATCTTCAGAAACTTAGGAGGACTGCATGAAATTCCGTCCGCTTCACGACCGCGTCGTGGTCAAGCGCATCGACGCCGAAGAGAAGACCGCTGGCGGCATCATCATTCCGGACAGTGCCAAGGAAAAGCCCTCGCAGGGCGAAATCGTCGCCGTTGGCCCGGGTGGCCGCGACGAGGCCGGCAAGCTGATCCCGATCGACCTCAAGGTCGGCGACCGCGTCCTGTTCGGCAAGTGGTCGGGCACCGAAGTCAAGATCGACGGTGAGGATCTCCTGATCATGAAGGAGTCCGACGTCATGGGCGTGCTCGACGTCCCCGCCGGCGCCAAGAAGAAGGCCGCCTAAGCCACAGCCGTTCCCTCATCCTGAGGAGCCGGCGCAGCCGGCGTCTCGAAGGATGGGCCACACGCTCAATCATCTCATCCTTCGAGACGCCGCAAAGGCGAGCTCCCCAGGATGAGGTCCAGTCTCAAACGGAGATCTCTCTATGTCAGCTAAAGAAGTCAAATTCGGCGTAGACGCCCGCGACCGCATGCTGCGCGGTGTCGATATCCTCGCCAATGCCGTCAAGGTCACGCTCGGCCCGAAGGGCCGCAACGTCGTGCTCGACAAGTCGTTCGGCGCTCCCCGCATCACCAAGGACGGCGTCACCGTCGCCAAGGAGATCGAGCTCGAGGACAAGTTCGAGAACATGGGCGCACAGATGGTGCGCGAAGTCGCCTCCAAGTCCGCGGATGCGGCCGGTGACGGCACCACCACCGCGACGGTTCTCGCGGCTGCGATCGTCCGTGAAGGCGCCAAGTCGGTTGCCGCCGGCATGAACCCGATGGACCTGAAGCGCGGTATCGATCTCGCGGTGGAAGCCGTGGTCGCCGACCTCGTCAAGAACTCCAAGAAGGTCACCTCGAACGAGGAAATCGCCCAGGTCGGCACCATCTCCGCCAACGGCGATGCCGAAATCGGCAAATTCCTGGCCGACGCCATGAAGAAGGTCGGCAACGAGGGCGTCATCACGGTTGAAGAA
It contains:
- a CDS encoding usg protein — its product is MVSQVGVASEDFRKQVLGYGLTTAQILYRMPDHPSLLQTYVWQNYDLFPKFPALKDFLAFWQEKLDGPLYSVTVAHSKLIKPAELRAVDGVFRLH
- a CDS encoding cupin domain-containing protein codes for the protein MASKKVTSRAAAQPAVKKKWSGHKTAAKSSARKTIASKATGVVKAKPVKKVRPKQRIAVSHHREEDFKADGLRTYAKYRDLGIAEATHGLAHAQVIRLQGPCNPAEVSKLHYHDIEFQMVYVLKGWVKTYMEGEGETLMKVGSAWTQPPRVKHMILDYSDDVELLEVILPAEFKTVELAS
- a CDS encoding co-chaperone GroES, with the protein product MKFRPLHDRVVVKRIDAEEKTAGGIIIPDSAKEKPSQGEIVAVGPGGRDEAGKLIPIDLKVGDRVLFGKWSGTEVKIDGEDLLIMKESDVMGVLDVPAGAKKKAA